GGTTTTCACGGGATTGAATATGTAATATTCGGAGACGGAGATGATTCTATTGAGGCATCTGATTTAACGACTCAGCAGCTGGCTTATTTAAGGAATGCTGGTAATAACTTAGAATCAAATGCTAAAGAACTTTTGGCTGCATGGAGTGGGCCAGGAGGATTTGGTAAGGCTGATGTTGAAGCATATCCTGCCAAAACAGTGAATGACATCCTTGAAGGGATGGCAGGATGTCTTGATGAAGTAGGAAACACTAAATTTGGGGAAGCACTGGCTAGCGGAAAGGGGGAATTGGAAAGTACATTTAGTGGAAACACTGGTGCTGATGTTTTGTCAAACTTACAAGGAGTTCAACTGGCCTGGAAAAAATCGAAAATGCAGGACTATGCCAAAGCTAAGGATCCTGAGTTGAGCAATCAGTTGACAGCAGAATTGAAGGCGGCGCTCGAACAGGCGAAGGAACTACCAACGCGTCTGAATGACAAGCTTGATGATGGTGCGACCAAAGAGCAAGTTCAGAAACTGATGAAAGCAATTTCGCAAGCATTTAATACGACTGAGGCTTTGAAGGCAAAGATTGGATGATTGACTCAAAAAACTTTAATGTGTATCAAGTTGTAGTTTGAGGGGATGTAAGAATGAGAGTTTCACATTCCAAAATTTTAGTCGGATTCATAGCCCTTCTCCTAACAGTAGGTCTAGGAACCATTTTAAAGTTAGAGAGGCCCATGTGGGCAAGAGTTGGTGATCCACAGAAAGCAGCTGAGAAGATGACAGTCTTTAATCGATCATTCACCGCATATGCAACACCCGCTGCTGGACTCAGTGAGGCAGAGCTAGATCGCCATGTAGAAACAGATCCACTTTTTGATCACAGCCACATTCCATTGGTTGGTCATGTTGGCGCTGGTTTAGGACCGATTCATAACGCCAAGTCATGTACTTCCTGCCATGTGTTAAACGGACGAGGGCGTCCAATTGCTGGTCAATCTCTATTTCGAATCGCGATGAGAGAGGGAGAAGGTGATCAACCAGTACCAGGACTAGGGTTTCAATTGCAAGACAAGGCAATTTATGGCCACAGCCCAGAAGCAACGGTTGAAAGGATATGGATTGAACGCAATGGTTTACGGACAATGCAAGCCAAGCTTACGAAACCAGATGGTGCTGAAATCTCGCCAGTCACCGTGGCAAGTTCCTTAAGGATTGCTCCACCAATGATTGGATTGGGATTGCTTGAAGCGATCCCTGAGGCAAATCTGCTTGCGAATGCTGATCCAGATGATCTGAATGGCGATCACATTTCAGGACGACCTGTTTGGGTTGAAGATGAAGATGGAGAACTTCGAATCGGTCGTTTCGGTTGGAAATCAACGACGACAAGCGTGCTTCAACAGAGTGCAGATGCTTATCAGCAGGATATGGGGCTTACAACCGCCACTGGTCCTGACAGTCGATTAGCTGCTGATGGAAAGCCCGCAGACATCAGCTGGAACGAACTCGTTGGTGTGGCCTATTACACTCAGACCCTTGGATCTCCTGCGACTGCGAAACAAGCATCAAGCAAAGTGGTCAGTCGTGGAACACTTATATTTGATCAATTACAGTGTGCAAAGTGTCATGTTCCAAGTCAACAAACTGGCTTTAGCCCAGACGCAGTTGCTGCCGTACTGAATAATCAAAAAATCTGGCCGTATACAGATCTTTTAGTTCATGACATGGGACCTGGACTAGATGATGGTGTCGCAGAAGAGGGGATAAGTCTCTCCTCTGAGTGGAGGACTGCCCCATTGTGGGGACTAGGAATGACGCAACCAGTCAACCGAGGAGCAGGTTTTCTTCATGATGGTCGTGCCAGAACAATTGACGAAGCGATACGTTGGCATGGGGGTGAAGCACTACAAAGCAAAAATGACTATCTAGACTTATCGGAAAAACATCGAAAGCAATTACTAAGCTGGTTAGATCAGCTGTAAAGAAAGCTGAGAACAAACGAACGATCAATACAGATCAAATATCGAATAGATATCAAGGATATAAGTAACAAAAAAGGTATTAGGACACTCTCATCATGGTCTATAACGAGAATATTTACGAGAGGCTCAACAGAAAAAGCAGAAGATTGACAGAACACTTAGATCAAAAGACAAAGGAAATATAGATGATTCAGAGAGCAAGAGACGATCGATAGAATTCAAGCTCGGGAACCATATACAATCACTAAGCATCCTAGAGATCATGGCTCTAAAGGTTAGCAGGAGTTAGATTTAAGAGATGGCATAGGCAAAGCAAGAGACAATGAATGTTGAAACAACAAAGACAACAATCCGCCTGGGCGGATCTGTCAATAAAATTCAGTTTTTTTACTCAGGAAAAAACATTAAACTGGTTGTTGAACATCGAGGCCCAGAGGATGCCCCGATGCTGCTCTTACTACCAGCATTAAGCACTGTGTCTAGCAGGGGGGAATGGCGAAATTTTGTCGATTCTATTCAGGATAAATACCAGATCATTAGCTTTGATTGGCCTGGCTTTGGAGATAGTGATAGACCAAGATTGAAATACAATATTGATATTCTACGTAGCGCACTATCGGCCATTTTTGATTACCTAAAGCAATACAAGCAAGAAAATCTTACAGTCATGGCGGCTGGTCACAGCGCTTGTGTTGTACTAAGTTTGGCTGATGACTATTCAGAGAAGTGGGAACAACTCATTCTTGTTGCACCAACATGGAGAGGACCACTACCCAGCATGAGCAGTTGGCATCCAAAATACTTTGGCTGGCTACGTCAGATTGTCTCATGTCCGATCATTGGACCAATACTCTATTACATCAATACATCACGAGGAATCTTGAAATATATGTTACGAAGACATGTTTGGTGCGATATTGAATTATTGACGCCAACAGAAATTCTTGAACAACAAAAGTTAAGCCGACAACCAGGGGCGAGATTTGCGAGCGTTTCATTTGTTAGTGGTGGCTTTGATCCATCAGGAGAGCGATCGTGGTGGCTGAAGAAAATAAGACATCTCAGATGCAGATTGCAGGTAGTGGTAGCGATGGAAGCACCAGCGCGATCAAAGAGAGAAATGCAAATTTTGGCAGAGCATGCTCAACAGTTCTTACAAATAAACGGTCGCTTAGGATTACACCAAGAGTTTGGGAAGATTTTATCGACCAAAATTTTGTCGAATTAATATTGCGAGCCAGAAGATCAAAAAAGCTTAGAGCTAATATCATTCAGAAAACATAAACCTTGTGATCAACAGCTGGAAGATAGAAGATGAGATAATTATCTGATCCAGGCTTTTTGGATTATTCTACTGAGATCGGATAAGTTTTCTTTTCTAGCCTGAATACGGGAAGCAAAAGAGTATGCAGTTGAAAAGGGTTAATACGTGCAAACCAAATGACATCGCATAAATCAAAGCAAAAGGAATTTAAAACAAAACCTAGAGAAATGATAATCATTCTCACAGCTCGAGCTTAGTCGCTCTAATATGTAGATATAATTTTTGTGTTAAAAGTGAATCAAAAAGTACCTGTTACTATTCTAACTGGATTTTTAGGTTCGGGAAAGACAACCTTACTGAACAAAATTCTGAGCGAGGAGCACGGTAAAAGAATCGCTGTGATCGAAAATGAATACGGTGAAGTTGGTATTGATCAAGGCCTTGTGATCAATGCTGATGAAGAGGTATTTGAAATGTCAAATGGGTGCATATGTTGCACCGTGAGAGGAGATTTGATTCGAGTCTTAGGAAACCTAATGAAAAGACGAGATAAATTTGATTATGTCCTTGTAGAAACTACTGGCCTTGCTGATCCTGGCCCTGTAGCCCAGACATTTTTTATGGACGACGAAATACGCGATGAATTTTCATTGGACGGAATCGTAACACTAGTCGATGCAGCCCATATTCAACAACAGCTTGGTCGCAGTGGAGAAAGTTCAGAACAAGTTGCTTTTGCAGATGTACTTGTTCTAAATAAGACGGATTTAGTGAGCGATAAAGATCTCAATGATCTTGAATCGCGTCTTCGAGAGATGAATAGAATGGCACGTATTGTAAGAAGTAAAGAAGCCAATGTACCTGTTGAGACTGTCTTAAACCTAAGCGCTTTTGATTTGGATCAAGTGTTAGCACGACGTCCAACCTTCCTTGAGCCAGAGTATCCATTTGAATGGACAGGCGTATTTGATCTTGAGAAAGGCAGTTATGAATTAAGCCTCGAGGAAGGCCCCGACCCAACAATGTCAATCATTGTGCGTCTTAATCAGGGAATAGATGAGAATTCATTGAAATTAGGTGCTGAACAATGTGTAAGATTATATGCTCACCCACCGATTGATTTGGAGCCAAATCAATCAATTCCAATCGGTGAGCATGTCAATTTATTATTGAAACAAAAAGGACAAAAGAGATTTCAATTAGACCTGCTAGAATCATGCCAAGTTGGATTATTTACTCAGCATACTGCTGAAGAATTTGATATCAAGCTCAAGAAATTCTCATCCACTGGTCAATCGAATTCCAATGACAATCCGGATATTCCAACAAACGTCGAACGAATTTGGGTAGCCGAACATGAGCATGACGACGAAGTCGGATCCATCGCTATTGAACGTACTGGAAATGTTGATCCTGAAAAGCTAAATCAATGGATGGGCAAGCTGCTTGCAGAGAAAGGTGTTGATATTTTTAGAACGAAAGGGTTTATTAGCTATGAAGGAGAAACTCGACGGATTGTTTTCCAAGGCGTTCACATGCTGTTCACCGCTCAAGCCGACCGAGAATGGGGAGATGAGCCTCGACATAATCAACTCGTTTTTATTGGTCGAAACCTTGATGAAGTTGCCATGCGTGAGGGTTTTGATCAGTGTCTGATTTAAATGTTTATAAACCTCAAGGCATGCTCCACGAAGGTTGGACTGCTGTGGTTGATGACTACGCCATGTTTTGCGCTTGGATTCACAATGGTGAATCCTTGCTCGTAGCAGATGTTTGTGGAGGTTTATATTCATTTGATGGTCTAACTGGCGAAATAAATTGGCAGAAGAAGAATACTCACGAGGGTGGTTTATTGACCATGGCCATTCACCCCAGTAATAATCTATTTGCAACAGCTGGACAAAATGGATCCATTATGATCTGGGACAGTAAAACCTACCGTGTCTTAAGTACTATTGAACTCGGTCGTGGTTGGGTTGAACATCTCAAGTGGTCGCCAGATGGTAAGTCTTTAGCAGTAGCAATGTCTAGGTATGCATATGTTTTTGATCATCATGGAAAAAAGATTTGGCAATCAACCGAGCACAACAGCACTGTAAGTGCTATCTCTTGGTCATCTTCCAAAGAATTAGCGACAGCGAGCTATGGCGGAGTCATTTTTTTCGACATAGCGAATGATGTTGTTAATCAAAATTTTGAATGGAAGGGTTCACTCGTCTCCATGGTGCTGAGTCCTGATGGAGATATAGTTGCTTGTGGAAGTCAGGATAAATCTGTTCATTTTTGGAGAAGGTCAACGGAGCTTGATGCAGAAATGACAGGATATCCTTGCAAGCCAAGTCAATTAGCATTTGATCAGTCAGGCAGATTTCTTGCAACTGGAGGAAGTGAGCAAATCACCGTTTGGAATTTTCAGGGTGAAGGTCCTGAAGGTACTGCACCTGGACAATTACTTTTGCATGTAGAACCTGTTTCTAGCTTGAATTTTGCAAACAATAGTCTTCTTTTAGCCTCAGGTTCCCGAGATGGCTCACTCCTCGTCTGGTTTTTGGATGATTACGGGGACGGTCACCCATTAGGAGGCGTTTATGTTGGTGACAGAATCAGCGATATTGCATGGAAACCGAATGACCAAGCAATTGCTACGGTCAATGCAAGTGGTGGTATTAATGTTTATACATTCAAACTTCGTGAGTCTCCTTCTCTGAACAGTGATTAGCTACACATAGCTACAAAAACCAAGCGAACTGTCAAACAATCACTAGTTCGACTAATCAATCAACCATTACAATCAAAGGCTATCATATTCAGTCAGTAAAGAAAATATTTCCAGAAATTTCAGAATAGCACTTTGCCTCGATTTATTATCAATATAAATGTAACAAATTTCCCAATGCTGCAGATCGATTCATCATTTTTTATAGACTGAATTCAGCTTTTCAACTATTGCATAAGCTATGGCTTCATTCATATGGAAGGAATCAAACCTAACGGCTGACTGTCTTACTCTTGAGGACATGGCCAGGAGATTTGAAGAAACTGCTGCACTTATGCACAGACTTCATCGATGTGGCTTTGAACTCAATCGTATCAAAGGTGAGCAAAGCATCAGCCATAAGAATGTTAGAACCTTTTCAAGATTTGGCTTTGTAATTGATAAAGTATTATCAAATATAGAACAACGCTCCTTGAAGCTTGGCGAATAAATAATTCAACACCGTAAACATACAATTACTACTAAGTTGCACTAGATACAAACTACGCATCAAGGAATCAAGTCAAATCGTGTTAACGCGATCAAGCGATCCAGATCAAATCAAAATAGTTCATTATTGAATACCATCTTGTCTTGGAAGGTTTAATGACTCATAAATGATTGCAGACTTAATAACTGGAGAAATCATTCGAACCAAGGAGAATAGTCTTGCCAGGGAAAATCGAGAGGTATTCAAGCGAAAGCTGTGACATCAATGCCAGATCAATTTAATAAACAACAAATTAACCATTGTTGACAGATTTTGCTGGAACCGGATCATAACCACCTGGATGAAAAGGGTGGCATCGACCAAGACGGCAGAATGTCAGCCAACATCCTTTCAAAGCACCATGAATTTCAATAGCTTCCATCGCGTACTGAGAGCATGTGGGAGTGAAACGACAATTACCGCCGAGAAAAGGGCTAATCAATACTTGGTAAAACTTGATCGTCAATCTCATTAAGTTTTGGACTAGTGAGTAACCATTGTTATTAGAAGGAAGCATTTTAGTTAACTAACCGCTTGGCTGAAGGGAAGAGTGGTGATGGGAAATTTTCCATTCTCCATCTTCAATCATGTAGATAAAACTATAGCGAGCTTCTGCCGTTGTTCCATCCTCAAAGTTAAAGCTATAAAGCCCGGCATCCTGAAGCATATTGCAACCGATAATAATCTCACGCTGATCGATGGAACCTTTAGGACTTTTCTCTAGAAAATGTTTGAAATAATCGACAATTGTGTCATGATCTGTTCGTGGTAAGTCAGAGAGTGTAGGGAGCAATATTGCATCACGGCTATATAAGTTTGCAACTTGTTCAGGGTCTTTGGTTTGCAATGCTGCATTCCATTTCTCAAAAAGTTGTTGCACCTCATTTTGAGAGATGAGGGCACATCCGCTGACACCATCTTTGCGCAATTCACCGCATTGACGATCTAGCAATTCCAGATTGAGCCAAATCAAACTATTTCTCGGTAACAGCGAGCTGTAGGACAGACAACTGGGACGGTCCCGCGGGCCCAGACGCCATCGATACTGCTGACCGACGGAACCACCTAACAGTTCCGATTCAATCCAATGAGGCAGCTTGCCTTGCCCGACAGCCATTGAAAAAATCTGACGCCCCGTGGTGAGCCTCTCGTTCAAATCGGTTGCCTGCATGGAGACCGTCAATACCGTTTTGGAACCAGAGGAGGCGGTGGAGTGCATCATCAGCTGTTCGAGTCTCTCCTCGTGGTGGCTTTGCGTAAAGATTACATGAGAATGATTATCGTTCTCCACGTAAACCGCTGGATGGCAGGTCTCAGAGCGACCAGACCTCTGAAGTCCAATCAAGGCACAGAGGATCAATGCTTCATCGCAGCCTGCACGAGACATCAACCGGCCAGCGAGGAACAAAGCACAACGCGGAAGATTGGAGGTCTACGGCTTCATGCAGCATGTTTTGATCTTGAGAGAGCTCTTATTAACCTTTAACGAAAACACTTATCGTTGAATCATCTCTTGACTTCAAAATTACAACCTATCCCATCAGCAGTAACAACGAATCCTCTGAAGCCAAGCAAAAGATATTCACTATCATGACATTAACCGTCCGATTGAAACATTAAAAATGCTTCTCTAGATTGATTATTCCTATCCATAGAAAGATAATGACTAGCGTTCGCTCAGCCATGAGAATCTTCTGAAGCGAGAAGCTTGTAACGAACAACCAACAGGTTGGCCGTCTACCTGCCAAGATGGAATGAGAATCATTCTCGCAATGACGAGCTCCACGGCGTCTCAAGTGCCAGTCACCATCCTCAGTGGGTTTCTTGGTGCTGGAAAGACCACGCTGCTGAACCACATTCTCAGCAATCAAGTGGGGGTGAAAACTGCAGTACTGGTCAACGAATTTGGCGAAATCGGAATTGATCATGATCTGATCGTTTCGACCAACGACGACATGGTGGAATTGAGCAATGGCTGCATCTGCTGCTCAATTAACGATGAGCTGAAAGAGGCTGTGGAGAGAATTCTGAACAGACCAGAGCAAATGGATTACATCGTGGTCGAAACCACCGGACTCGCGGACCCTCTCCCGGTGGCAATGACATTCGGGGCCACAGAGTTACGTGACGCCACTCGTCTCGATTCGATCATTACTTTAATCGATGCTGAGAATTTCAATGATGAAATACTCCACACGCAGATAGGCAGAGCACAGGTGATTTACGGCGACATCTTGTTGCTCAACAAAACAGATCTCGTCTCCAAAGAACGTCTTGAAGAGGTGGAACAGAAGCTGCGTGATATTAAGACTGATGCCCGAATCATGCACTCCATTCAAGGTGAAGTGCCCCTGGCTCTGCTACTGAGTGTGGGCTTATTTGAGTCTGACAAGATCGTCAATCAGAGCGACCACAGCCATCACGACCACGGCCATCACGATCACGATCACGACCATCACGGCCACAGCCATCACGATCACGGCCATCACCACGAGCACCATCAAGCAATCGAGGGTTT
The window above is part of the Synechococcus sp. WH 8020 genome. Proteins encoded here:
- a CDS encoding SgcJ/EcaC family oxidoreductase; amino-acid sequence: MSRAGCDEALILCALIGLQRSGRSETCHPAVYVENDNHSHVIFTQSHHEERLEQLMMHSTASSGSKTVLTVSMQATDLNERLTTGRQIFSMAVGQGKLPHWIESELLGGSVGQQYRWRLGPRDRPSCLSYSSLLPRNSLIWLNLELLDRQCGELRKDGVSGCALISQNEVQQLFEKWNAALQTKDPEQVANLYSRDAILLPTLSDLPRTDHDTIVDYFKHFLEKSPKGSIDQREIIIGCNMLQDAGLYSFNFEDGTTAEARYSFIYMIEDGEWKISHHHSSLQPSG
- the yidD gene encoding membrane protein insertion efficiency factor YidD, with translation MRLTIKFYQVLISPFLGGNCRFTPTCSQYAMEAIEIHGALKGCWLTFCRLGRCHPFHPGGYDPVPAKSVNNG
- a CDS encoding alpha/beta fold hydrolase, with the protein product MNVETTKTTIRLGGSVNKIQFFYSGKNIKLVVEHRGPEDAPMLLLLPALSTVSSRGEWRNFVDSIQDKYQIISFDWPGFGDSDRPRLKYNIDILRSALSAIFDYLKQYKQENLTVMAAGHSACVVLSLADDYSEKWEQLILVAPTWRGPLPSMSSWHPKYFGWLRQIVSCPIIGPILYYINTSRGILKYMLRRHVWCDIELLTPTEILEQQKLSRQPGARFASVSFVSGGFDPSGERSWWLKKIRHLRCRLQVVVAMEAPARSKREMQILAEHAQQFLQINGRLGLHQEFGKILSTKILSN
- a CDS encoding di-heme oxidoredictase family protein yields the protein MRVSHSKILVGFIALLLTVGLGTILKLERPMWARVGDPQKAAEKMTVFNRSFTAYATPAAGLSEAELDRHVETDPLFDHSHIPLVGHVGAGLGPIHNAKSCTSCHVLNGRGRPIAGQSLFRIAMREGEGDQPVPGLGFQLQDKAIYGHSPEATVERIWIERNGLRTMQAKLTKPDGAEISPVTVASSLRIAPPMIGLGLLEAIPEANLLANADPDDLNGDHISGRPVWVEDEDGELRIGRFGWKSTTTSVLQQSADAYQQDMGLTTATGPDSRLAADGKPADISWNELVGVAYYTQTLGSPATAKQASSKVVSRGTLIFDQLQCAKCHVPSQQTGFSPDAVAAVLNNQKIWPYTDLLVHDMGPGLDDGVAEEGISLSSEWRTAPLWGLGMTQPVNRGAGFLHDGRARTIDEAIRWHGGEALQSKNDYLDLSEKHRKQLLSWLDQL
- a CDS encoding WD40 repeat domain-containing protein, whose protein sequence is MSDLNVYKPQGMLHEGWTAVVDDYAMFCAWIHNGESLLVADVCGGLYSFDGLTGEINWQKKNTHEGGLLTMAIHPSNNLFATAGQNGSIMIWDSKTYRVLSTIELGRGWVEHLKWSPDGKSLAVAMSRYAYVFDHHGKKIWQSTEHNSTVSAISWSSSKELATASYGGVIFFDIANDVVNQNFEWKGSLVSMVLSPDGDIVACGSQDKSVHFWRRSTELDAEMTGYPCKPSQLAFDQSGRFLATGGSEQITVWNFQGEGPEGTAPGQLLLHVEPVSSLNFANNSLLLASGSRDGSLLVWFLDDYGDGHPLGGVYVGDRISDIAWKPNDQAIATVNASGGINVYTFKLRESPSLNSD
- a CDS encoding CobW family GTP-binding protein; its protein translation is MNQKVPVTILTGFLGSGKTTLLNKILSEEHGKRIAVIENEYGEVGIDQGLVINADEEVFEMSNGCICCTVRGDLIRVLGNLMKRRDKFDYVLVETTGLADPGPVAQTFFMDDEIRDEFSLDGIVTLVDAAHIQQQLGRSGESSEQVAFADVLVLNKTDLVSDKDLNDLESRLREMNRMARIVRSKEANVPVETVLNLSAFDLDQVLARRPTFLEPEYPFEWTGVFDLEKGSYELSLEEGPDPTMSIIVRLNQGIDENSLKLGAEQCVRLYAHPPIDLEPNQSIPIGEHVNLLLKQKGQKRFQLDLLESCQVGLFTQHTAEEFDIKLKKFSSTGQSNSNDNPDIPTNVERIWVAEHEHDDEVGSIAIERTGNVDPEKLNQWMGKLLAEKGVDIFRTKGFISYEGETRRIVFQGVHMLFTAQADREWGDEPRHNQLVFIGRNLDEVAMREGFDQCLI
- a CDS encoding CobW family GTP-binding protein produces the protein MTSSTASQVPVTILSGFLGAGKTTLLNHILSNQVGVKTAVLVNEFGEIGIDHDLIVSTNDDMVELSNGCICCSINDELKEAVERILNRPEQMDYIVVETTGLADPLPVAMTFGATELRDATRLDSIITLIDAENFNDEILHTQIGRAQVIYGDILLLNKTDLVSKERLEEVEQKLRDIKTDARIMHSIQGEVPLALLLSVGLFESDKIVNQSDHSHHDHGHHDHDHDHHGHSHHDHGHHHEHHQAIEGFTSLSFESDGPFSLRKFQNFLDNQLPKEIFRSKGILWFQESERRHVFHLTGKRFSINDSDWTGERKNQIVMIGRDINHDSLRQQLQNCVASTNS